A genome region from Megalobrama amblycephala isolate DHTTF-2021 linkage group LG16, ASM1881202v1, whole genome shotgun sequence includes the following:
- the get1 gene encoding guided entry of tail-anchored proteins factor 1 — MAAGFNWFLVLSCVFLCNLVKTFLPSISSFLSKIFQKDADQETEMRTEIQNMRMELSTISMMDEFARYARLERKINKMTDQLKTLVKSRTAQQAKMKWIVNIVFYVSQAALMISLILKYYADPVTVVPSKWIAPLERLVAFPSGVAGGVGITCWLVVCNKVVAIILHAVS, encoded by the exons ATGGCTGCCGGGTTTAACTGGTTCCTTGTACTGAGCTGTGTGTTTCTGTGCAACCTCGTCAAAACATTCCTGCCATCCATTTCTTCATTT CTGTCGAAGATCTTTCAGAAAGATGCTGACCAGGAGACGGAGATGAGGACGGAGATCCAGAACATGAGGATGGAGCTGTCCACCATCAGCATGATGGACGAGTTCGCCAGATACGCTAGACTGGAACGCAAGATCAACAAGATGACTGATCAACTGAAGACTCTTG TCAAGTCAAGAACTGCACAACAAGCAAAAATGAAATGGATTGTGAATATTGTATTTTACGTTTCTCAG GCGGCCCTCATGATCTCACTCATATTGAAGTATTACGCAGATCCGGTCACTGTTGTGCCCAGTAAATGGATTGCTCCACTGGAGAGACTAGTAGCCTTTCCTTCCGGAGTTGCAG GTGGTGTTGGAATCACATGCTGGCTCGTTGTCTGCAACAAGGTGGTGGCCATCATTCTTCATGCTGTCAGTTAA
- the si:ch73-281n10.2 gene encoding non-histone chromosomal protein HMG-14A-like, protein MPKRSKANNDTEAAGPKRRSERLQGKPQTPKSEPKPKKAPARGKKAKEVEKAKPEEKKEDEKPEAESEEKTPAENGETKADEEDNGEEEKDDQKEGAAK, encoded by the exons ATGCCGAAAAGGAGCAAA GCTAACAATGACACTGAAGCAGCTGGG cCTAAAAGACGGTCCGAGAGACTTCAAGGT AAACCCCAAACGCCAAAGTCTGAGCCCAAGCCAAAG AAGGCGCCTGCAAGGGGAAAGAAGGCCAAGGAGGTAGAAAAGGCCAAACCCGAGGAGAAGAAAGAGGACGAGAAGCCCGAGGCTGAGTCTGAGGAGAAAACTCCAGCGGAGAACGGAGAGACCAAAGCTGATGAA GAGGACAACGGCGAGGAGGAAAAGGACGACCAGAAAGAGGGAGCTGCTAAATAA